The proteins below are encoded in one region of Deltaproteobacteria bacterium:
- the cysC gene encoding adenylyl-sulfate kinase, which translates to MTHQKATNIKWHHGKITKEDRIKLIKQKGVTIWLTGLSGSGKSTIAVELEHALLENSHQAYILDGDNIRHGLNKNLGFSPEDRSENIRRIGEVAKLFTDANIITITAFISPYRQDRENARKLQKDGEFIEVYVKCPLDVCEQRDTKGLYKKARAGEVKEFTGISAPYEEPLNPEITIDTSKLSVEESTKAILSYLEEKGYVKF; encoded by the coding sequence ATGACACATCAGAAGGCAACAAACATAAAATGGCATCACGGAAAGATCACAAAAGAGGATAGAATAAAACTCATAAAGCAGAAAGGTGTAACTATATGGCTTACAGGACTTTCAGGTTCAGGGAAGTCAACGATTGCTGTTGAGCTTGAACATGCGCTCCTTGAAAACAGTCATCAGGCGTATATCCTTGACGGCGATAATATCCGGCACGGCTTAAATAAAAACCTTGGTTTTTCACCGGAGGACCGCTCTGAAAATATCCGGCGCATTGGAGAGGTTGCAAAGCTTTTTACAGATGCAAATATCATAACAATAACGGCTTTCATATCACCATACAGGCAGGACAGGGAAAATGCCAGAAAACTGCAAAAGGACGGGGAATTTATAGAGGTGTATGTAAAGTGTCCGCTGGATGTCTGCGAACAAAGGGATACAAAAGGGCTTTATAAAAAAGCCCGCGCAGGCGAGGTCAAAGAATTTACAGGCATATCAGCGCCGTATGAAGAGCCTCTGAATCCTGAGATAACAATTGATACTTCAAAACTCTCAGTTGAAGAATCAACAAAGGCTATATTGAGCTATCTTGAAGAAAAGGGATATGTGAAATTTTAG
- a CDS encoding universal stress protein yields the protein MKNILLILSTSRTSQDAIEYAVNLAKKEKAKLVVLYIVETELANEVFDKFTDIGFIGDKPSTQLTEAIMKEYRQRGYEEMGKVQIRAMEENVDFDAVTTQGDFVEKAIEVIERYKVDVAVTIKRKRSAFLKYFSKSMVDELVEKAPCKVEVFEE from the coding sequence GTGAAGAACATACTTCTCATACTTTCCACATCAAGGACCTCGCAGGATGCTATAGAGTATGCTGTTAATCTGGCAAAAAAAGAGAAGGCAAAGCTTGTAGTGCTTTACATTGTGGAGACAGAGCTTGCCAATGAGGTCTTTGATAAATTTACAGACATAGGTTTTATAGGCGACAAACCTTCAACACAACTTACTGAGGCTATCATGAAGGAATACCGGCAGCGCGGCTATGAGGAGATGGGCAAGGTTCAGATAAGGGCAATGGAGGAGAATGTGGATTTTGACGCAGTTACAACCCAGGGCGATTTTGTTGAAAAGGCCATTGAGGTGATTGAAAGATACAAGGTTGATGTGGCAGTGACAATAAAAAGAAAACGTTCAGCGTTTCTAAAATATTTTTCAAAGTCTATGGTAGATGAGCTTGTTGAAAAGGCGCCTTGCAAGGTGGAGGTATTTGAAGAATAG
- a CDS encoding DASS family sodium-coupled anion symporter: MKIEIDRRPIWIIIVLKSFRLLFFLAIGLIFFYIINLPTPDGLSIQGQRAIALFVICLILWVTGILPLAITSLLAIVTVPLLGILDKKETYALFGNEPVFFILGAFILAGAVMHSGLSGRIALAIMNRFGKTATGLLLSIFFLAAILSFFMSEHAVAAMLFPIVLEIAKGLNLKPGKSNYAKSLFLALAWGCIIGGVATFLGGGRVPLAVGMLKEATGAGIDFFEYTIAVFPTVVIMLFIGSIFLIKFFPMDVDSIEQARTIFARKINVIGKIGYVEYAVGIVMAMTILFWLFLGKDIGIANIAIVSVVGLFILKLVRWKDIEEYVNWGIILMYGGAITLGAAMEKSGAAAWIANRTIGDWANSPWVIIALFSLLTILLTEGMSNSAVIAILMPVGIGIAGKFNIEPKLVTYAIAIPAGMAFCFPMSTPANAIAVSSGYITATDMAKAGIIMMTIAWIVFNLVARFYWPLIGIKI, from the coding sequence GTGAAGATAGAGATAGACAGACGCCCCATCTGGATTATTATTGTCTTAAAGAGTTTCAGGCTGCTATTCTTTCTGGCAATCGGGTTAATCTTCTTTTACATTATAAATCTTCCAACACCGGATGGACTTTCAATTCAGGGACAGAGGGCTATTGCCCTGTTTGTCATTTGCCTGATATTGTGGGTTACAGGCATACTGCCGCTTGCCATAACCAGTCTTCTGGCGATTGTAACAGTGCCTTTGCTGGGGATATTGGACAAGAAGGAAACATATGCGCTGTTCGGAAATGAGCCGGTTTTTTTTATACTTGGGGCATTTATCCTTGCCGGCGCTGTCATGCATTCCGGATTATCCGGCCGTATCGCGCTGGCTATTATGAATAGATTCGGGAAGACTGCAACAGGGCTTCTTTTAAGCATATTTTTTCTGGCTGCAATACTTTCATTTTTTATGTCAGAACATGCTGTGGCAGCCATGTTGTTTCCTATTGTGCTTGAGATTGCAAAGGGCTTGAACCTGAAACCAGGCAAGTCAAATTATGCAAAGTCATTATTTCTTGCCCTTGCATGGGGATGTATAATCGGCGGCGTTGCGACCTTTTTAGGAGGCGGGAGGGTTCCACTTGCCGTTGGCATGCTTAAAGAGGCAACAGGCGCAGGCATTGATTTTTTTGAATATACCATTGCCGTTTTCCCAACAGTCGTGATAATGCTCTTTATCGGCAGTATTTTTCTTATTAAATTCTTTCCAATGGATGTTGACAGCATAGAGCAGGCAAGGACTATATTTGCCCGGAAGATTAATGTCATCGGCAAGATAGGATATGTGGAATATGCGGTAGGTATTGTAATGGCAATGACAATATTGTTCTGGCTGTTTTTGGGCAAGGACATTGGGATAGCCAATATAGCTATTGTTTCTGTTGTTGGGCTTTTTATATTAAAACTTGTCAGATGGAAGGATATTGAGGAGTATGTAAACTGGGGTATAATACTTATGTATGGAGGCGCGATAACACTTGGCGCAGCAATGGAGAAGTCAGGCGCTGCGGCATGGATAGCAAATAGAACTATCGGCGATTGGGCGAATAGCCCGTGGGTTATTATTGCGCTATTTTCCCTTTTAACAATCCTGCTGACAGAGGGGATGAGCAATTCGGCAGTGATAGCTATACTTATGCCGGTGGGGATTGGCATAGCCGGTAAATTCAATATAGAGCCAAAGCTTGTTACTTATGCGATTGCGATCCCGGCAGGCATGGCCTTCTGCTTTCCCATGTCAACACCAGCAAATGCCATAGCGGTTTCATCAGGCTACATAACGGCAACGGATATGGCAAAGGCAGGTATTATAATGATGACAATTGCATGGATAGTGTTTAACCTCGTGGCCAGATTTTATTGGCCGCTGATCGGGATAAAGATATGA
- a CDS encoding radical SAM protein yields the protein MKKSNLYLHNPGYLKIDLMLKGIRVDGRVFKKAGFDKCHDLVDITCGLDIMLPRSTWVTAPYAEDFVKESPYELIEKGNRFFIVNGGESVQVSIVPTPKFYQLKTKTGIRLSKIGLVHGGYVAITPATQCDFFNKDIECRYCAGSPDIQEGKGKTYTVEDVLETVEAAYKEGKAEIVYLSIGFSETPDGGIEFLKPYIKAIKKRFNTLIAVEALPPKENRWIDETYAVGADSVLYNLEIFNERLFKEICPGRDKLIGRERYLEALRYAAAIFPNGTVASHLIVGLEPIESTMKGIDFLTGIDVVPILPIYRPLTGAKILKYKMPSTDDVAPVYGHLYKAVMANKINTNWVRDISIVTTPLEGRFFVGAEARIKRFIQNFYKSRLGLKAAWSLATLRRKLRVRIRESSDGVKEG from the coding sequence ATGAAAAAATCCAATCTATATCTCCACAATCCTGGTTATCTGAAGATAGACCTTATGCTCAAGGGCATAAGGGTTGACGGCAGGGTTTTTAAAAAGGCAGGCTTTGATAAATGCCATGACCTCGTGGATATTACTTGCGGGTTGGATATTATGCTTCCCCGCAGTACATGGGTAACTGCCCCTTATGCTGAAGATTTTGTAAAAGAATCGCCGTATGAACTGATAGAAAAGGGCAATAGATTTTTTATAGTCAACGGCGGTGAGTCGGTTCAGGTGTCTATTGTGCCTACCCCTAAGTTTTATCAGCTTAAAACAAAGACGGGTATCCGGCTCTCAAAGATAGGTCTTGTCCACGGGGGATATGTGGCAATAACCCCTGCAACCCAGTGTGATTTCTTTAATAAAGATATAGAATGCAGGTATTGCGCAGGCAGTCCTGATATTCAGGAGGGAAAGGGCAAAACATACACTGTTGAAGATGTGCTGGAGACTGTTGAGGCTGCGTACAAAGAAGGCAAGGCAGAGATTGTATATCTGTCAATAGGTTTTTCAGAGACGCCGGACGGCGGCATAGAGTTTTTGAAGCCGTATATAAAGGCTATAAAAAAGCGCTTTAATACCCTGATTGCTGTAGAGGCTCTTCCGCCAAAGGAGAACAGATGGATTGATGAAACTTACGCAGTTGGCGCGGATTCTGTTTTGTATAATCTGGAGATATTTAATGAAAGGCTTTTTAAAGAGATATGCCCCGGAAGAGACAAACTTATTGGAAGAGAAAGGTATCTTGAGGCCTTAAGATACGCCGCTGCCATATTTCCGAACGGCACTGTGGCGTCTCATCTTATCGTTGGGCTTGAACCAATAGAATCAACCATGAAGGGGATAGATTTTTTAACCGGTATTGACGTAGTGCCGATACTCCCTATTTACAGGCCTTTAACAGGGGCAAAGATTTTAAAGTATAAAATGCCGTCTACTGATGATGTTGCGCCGGTATACGGACATCTTTACAAGGCTGTTATGGCAAATAAAATAAATACAAACTGGGTCAGAGATATAAGTATTGTGACAACGCCGTTAGAGGGAAGGTTTTTTGTCGGCGCAGAGGCAAGGATAAAAAGATTTATACAGAATTTCTACAAATCAAGATTAGGATTAAAGGCAGCATGGAGCCTTGCAACCCTGCGAAGGAAGTTGAGGGTCAGGATAAGAGAATCATCCGACGGGGTGAAGGAGGGCTAA
- the moeB gene encoding molybdopterin-synthase adenylyltransferase MoeB, whose protein sequence is MNFTEEQIERYSRHIILPEVGGKGQAKLLNAKVFVLGAGGLGSPILLYLAAAGVGTIGIADGDCVDLSNLQRQIIHDTNRIGVHKAVSAKKSIEALNPDVKVITYKERLSAENIREIIRGYDIVMDGSDNFPTRYLMNDAAFFEKKTLISGSMFRFDGQVTIFKPHAGYPCYRCLYSEPPPKGLVPSCQEAGVLGALAGVVGVIQAVEAIKELLGIGNTLAGHLLIFDALGMNFRKVKVRRDPECALCSEKATIKELITYEEACEFKATEQCGV, encoded by the coding sequence ATGAATTTTACAGAAGAGCAAATAGAACGTTATTCAAGGCATATAATACTTCCGGAGGTTGGAGGCAAAGGCCAGGCTAAGCTTCTTAATGCAAAGGTCTTTGTGCTTGGCGCAGGCGGTTTGGGGTCGCCTATACTTCTGTATCTTGCTGCTGCCGGTGTCGGCACAATAGGCATAGCTGACGGCGACTGCGTTGATTTGAGCAATCTCCAGAGACAGATAATCCATGATACAAACAGGATTGGTGTGCATAAGGCTGTATCTGCAAAAAAGTCCATAGAGGCCCTTAATCCTGATGTAAAGGTGATAACATACAAAGAAAGGCTAAGCGCGGAGAATATAAGAGAAATAATAAGGGGCTACGATATTGTCATGGATGGAAGCGACAATTTTCCTACAAGATATTTGATGAATGATGCAGCATTTTTTGAGAAGAAGACCCTGATATCGGGCAGTATGTTTAGATTTGACGGCCAGGTTACAATATTTAAACCTCACGCAGGCTACCCTTGCTATAGATGCCTTTATTCTGAGCCGCCGCCAAAGGGCCTTGTGCCAAGCTGCCAGGAGGCAGGCGTCTTAGGGGCATTGGCAGGTGTAGTCGGGGTTATACAGGCAGTGGAGGCCATAAAGGAGCTTCTGGGTATTGGCAACACACTTGCAGGTCATCTTCTTATCTTTGACGCACTTGGCATGAATTTTAGAAAGGTGAAGGTCAGGAGAGACCCTGAATGCGCCCTCTGCAGTGAAAAGGCAACAATAAAAGAGCTTATCACCTATGAAGAGGCATGTGAATTCAAGGCAACCGAGCAGTGCGGGGTGTAA
- a CDS encoding M67 family metallopeptidase: protein MLYLSQDIYNEIIGHAKKAYPHECCGALIGKGKSVAKARLMENINKDRANDRYEINPKELLKIEKEASLDRQEVIGFYHSHPDHPDRPSAFDRERAWAFYSYIIIAIQNGKDVSVKSWTFEDDKEPFIEEEVAIAN from the coding sequence ATGCTTTATTTATCACAAGATATTTACAATGAAATAATCGGTCATGCAAAAAAGGCATATCCGCATGAATGCTGCGGGGCGCTGATTGGAAAAGGTAAATCAGTTGCAAAGGCGCGGCTGATGGAGAACATAAATAAAGACAGGGCAAATGACAGATACGAGATAAACCCTAAGGAATTATTGAAGATTGAAAAAGAGGCATCGCTTGACAGGCAGGAGGTGATTGGTTTTTATCATTCCCATCCAGACCACCCTGACCGGCCGTCGGCCTTTGACAGGGAAAGGGCATGGGCTTTTTACTCGTATATCATTATTGCCATTCAAAACGGAAAAGATGTTTCGGTAAAATCATGGACATTTGAAGATGATAAAGAGCCGTTTATAGAAGAGGAGGTAGCGATTGCAAATTGA
- a CDS encoding cysteine synthase family protein, whose amino-acid sequence MSRHIVQDLPQIRWDLSLAKQSIVDMVGNTPLIKINRITKQLPMSVEVYAKLENYNPGGSVKDRAAKRMIEDAEKSGRLTKDKIILDSTSGNTGIAYAWIGAVKGYGVELVVPANVSEERKKILKAFGAKVVFSNPLEGSDGAIRLAWKLYVDNPDKYCKLDQYNNPSNPQAHYDTTGPEIIKQTDGKITHFVASIGTSGTIMGAGRRLKEFNPDIKVIAVEPATPLHGLEGLKHMATSIVPGIYHENELDDKVPAPTEESYDMAKRLAIEEGLFVGQSSGAAMWGALEVAKKLDKSVIVVLFPDGGDRYLSTRLWD is encoded by the coding sequence ATGAGCAGGCATATTGTTCAGGATTTACCGCAGATTAGATGGGATTTGAGTTTGGCAAAGCAGTCTATTGTTGACATGGTTGGCAACACCCCGCTCATTAAGATAAATAGAATTACCAAACAGCTTCCCATGTCGGTGGAGGTTTATGCAAAACTTGAGAACTATAATCCTGGCGGTTCTGTGAAAGACAGGGCGGCAAAGAGGATGATAGAGGATGCGGAAAAGAGCGGCAGGCTTACCAAAGATAAGATAATTCTTGATTCCACATCCGGGAATACCGGCATTGCGTATGCTTGGATTGGCGCTGTAAAGGGTTATGGCGTTGAGTTGGTTGTGCCTGCAAATGTGAGCGAGGAAAGAAAAAAAATACTCAAGGCATTTGGCGCAAAGGTCGTGTTTTCAAATCCTCTTGAAGGTTCTGATGGCGCTATAAGGCTTGCTTGGAAGCTTTATGTGGATAATCCTGATAAATACTGCAAACTTGACCAATATAACAATCCATCGAACCCTCAGGCGCATTATGATACAACAGGCCCGGAGATAATAAAGCAGACCGATGGCAAGATTACCCATTTTGTGGCAAGTATCGGGACAAGCGGTACTATTATGGGCGCCGGCAGGAGATTGAAGGAATTTAATCCTGATATAAAGGTGATAGCAGTGGAACCTGCCACACCACTCCATGGTCTTGAAGGTCTTAAGCATATGGCTACATCAATTGTTCCAGGTATATATCACGAAAATGAGCTTGACGATAAAGTGCCTGCGCCCACTGAGGAGTCATACGATATGGCAAAGAGACTTGCCATTGAAGAAGGGCTTTTTGTCGGCCAGTCTTCCGGAGCGGCAATGTGGGGCGCCCTTGAAGTGGCGAAGAAGTTAGATAAATCCGTTATAGTGGTATTATTCCCTGACGGTGGAGACAGGTACCTTTCGACGCGGTTGTGGGACTGA
- a CDS encoding 4-hydroxy-3-methylbut-2-enyl diphosphate reductase, with translation MEILVAKNAGFCFGVKRAINMAEECTMDDKGCIHTLGPIIHNPQVVEELKRKGISAVNTVEDVDSGAIIIRSHGVTLQEMEIVKGKGLKIVDATCPFVKKTHEYVELLTKEGYSIVVVGDKEHPEVKGILSYGGKDIIAAGSVDELMGMPRRKKIGIVAQTTQSIQNLQAIVAFCVARASEIKIFNTICNATSVRQDESTKLAAQVDCMIVVGGKNSANTKRLADICRKIQPKTYHIEVAGELNQIHFNGAKKVGITAGASTPNWIIEKVIEAVSQICEQAKR, from the coding sequence ATGGAAATACTTGTCGCTAAAAATGCAGGTTTCTGCTTCGGCGTAAAAAGGGCCATAAACATGGCAGAGGAGTGCACTATGGACGACAAGGGGTGTATCCACACCCTGGGGCCGATAATCCACAATCCTCAGGTAGTAGAGGAATTGAAGAGGAAGGGTATATCTGCTGTCAACACCGTTGAGGATGTAGACAGCGGCGCAATCATAATCCGCTCCCACGGCGTTACATTGCAGGAGATGGAGATTGTAAAAGGAAAAGGGCTTAAGATAGTTGACGCAACCTGTCCGTTTGTTAAAAAGACCCATGAGTATGTGGAACTTCTAACAAAAGAAGGTTATTCAATAGTTGTTGTTGGTGATAAGGAGCATCCTGAGGTCAAAGGGATTTTGAGTTACGGCGGAAAGGATATAATAGCAGCAGGAAGCGTGGATGAGCTAATGGGGATGCCGAGGAGAAAAAAGATAGGTATAGTTGCGCAGACAACACAGTCAATCCAGAATCTTCAAGCCATAGTTGCGTTCTGTGTTGCAAGGGCGTCTGAGATAAAGATATTCAATACAATATGCAATGCCACATCTGTCAGGCAGGATGAATCCACAAAACTTGCAGCGCAAGTGGACTGCATGATTGTTGTGGGCGGAAAGAACAGCGCCAATACCAAGCGGCTTGCAGATATTTGCAGGAAGATCCAGCCAAAAACCTATCATATAGAGGTTGCCGGGGAATTAAATCAGATACACTTTAATGGCGCAAAAAAGGTCGGCATAACAGCAGGCGCATCCACACCCAACTGGATAATAGAAAAAGTGATAGAGGCTGTAAGTCAGATATGTGAACAGGCAAAGAGGTAA
- the cmk gene encoding (d)CMP kinase: MKRGLVIAIDGPAGTGKSTVSRLLAERLHFTYLDTGAMYRAVAVKAYEEGIDIEDEDKLKKLCSKIRLNFKDNKIFVDGRDYSNEIRKTSAGPLSSKVSTKRAVREAMVRLQRSMAENGSVVMEGRDIGTVVFPDADIKFYLDASAEIRGKRRYLELKEKGSDVSLAKVIEEVKARDEQDSTRALSPLRKADDAIHIDTSNMAIEDVVRKMVEAIEK, translated from the coding sequence ATGAAAAGAGGTCTTGTAATTGCCATAGACGGTCCTGCTGGAACCGGCAAATCCACAGTGAGCAGGCTGCTTGCAGAGAGATTACATTTTACATATCTTGATACAGGCGCAATGTACAGGGCTGTTGCAGTCAAGGCCTATGAGGAAGGCATTGATATTGAGGATGAGGATAAATTAAAAAAACTCTGTTCAAAGATAAGACTTAATTTTAAGGACAATAAAATATTTGTTGACGGCAGGGATTATTCTAATGAGATAAGAAAGACGTCTGCCGGCCCCCTTTCTTCAAAGGTTTCGACAAAAAGGGCTGTAAGGGAAGCTATGGTCAGATTGCAGCGTTCTATGGCTGAAAACGGCTCTGTGGTAATGGAGGGAAGGGATATCGGCACGGTTGTTTTTCCTGATGCTGATATAAAGTTTTATCTGGATGCCTCGGCAGAGATTCGGGGTAAAAGAAGATATCTGGAATTAAAGGAGAAAGGAAGCGATGTTTCCCTTGCAAAGGTTATTGAAGAGGTGAAGGCAAGGGATGAGCAAGATTCTACAAGGGCCCTTTCGCCGTTAAGAAAGGCAGACGACGCCATCCATATAGACACAAGCAATATGGCAATAGAAGATGTAGTAAGAAAAATGGTGGAGGCGATTGAAAAATAG
- the aroA gene encoding 3-phosphoshikimate 1-carboxyvinyltransferase has translation MKNITVKKINSLKGEITVPGDKSISHRAIMLGSIAEGDTTIKGLLKGEDNMATLKAFGQMGIRIDEHKNGIVAIQGKGLHGLTEPQDVIDAGNSGTTIRLLTGLLSGQNFFSVITGDQYLRKRPMKRVVEPLAQMGAKIFGRENGNKAPLAIIGSKLKGITYNSPVASAQVKSAVLLAGLSADGVTTVTEPTISRDHTERMLAYFGAKVKRSGTAVSIAGGQKLFGKEIEVPGDISSAAFFMVAALITENSELLIKNVGINPTRTGIIDLLQAMGGDLKIVNQREISGEPVGDILVQSTRLKGIEIQGEIIPRAIDELPIAAVAAAFAEGTTTIKDAKELRVKETDRIESMASELGRIGVKVTPLPDGMTIEGGKRPIGNDSCNSWGDHRVAMSMIVAGLASEKGITISNTDCIDTSFPGFMELLESVKRA, from the coding sequence ATGAAAAACATTACTGTAAAAAAGATTAACTCCCTCAAAGGCGAGATAACTGTTCCCGGCGATAAGAGCATCTCACACAGAGCTATTATGCTTGGTTCTATTGCTGAAGGGGATACGACAATAAAAGGGCTTTTGAAGGGCGAAGACAATATGGCGACTCTCAAGGCATTCGGGCAGATGGGGATTCGTATTGACGAACATAAAAACGGCATAGTCGCTATTCAGGGCAAGGGGCTTCATGGCCTTACGGAACCGCAGGATGTAATAGATGCCGGAAATTCAGGAACCACCATAAGATTGCTTACAGGGCTTCTTTCCGGACAGAATTTCTTTTCCGTTATAACCGGAGACCAATATCTTAGAAAAAGACCCATGAAAAGGGTTGTTGAACCATTGGCACAGATGGGCGCTAAGATATTCGGAAGGGAAAATGGAAACAAGGCGCCTCTTGCAATCATCGGCTCAAAGTTGAAAGGAATAACTTACAACTCTCCGGTTGCGAGCGCGCAGGTAAAATCTGCTGTTCTCCTTGCGGGTCTATCTGCCGATGGAGTTACAACAGTAACAGAGCCGACCATTTCCCGAGACCACACGGAACGGATGCTTGCATATTTCGGCGCAAAGGTAAAACGCAGCGGAACTGCCGTCAGCATTGCAGGCGGGCAGAAACTTTTCGGGAAAGAAATTGAAGTTCCGGGCGATATTTCCTCTGCCGCATTTTTTATGGTTGCGGCGCTTATTACAGAAAATTCGGAACTACTGATAAAAAATGTCGGGATAAATCCCACAAGGACAGGCATCATTGACTTATTGCAGGCAATGGGTGGAGATTTGAAAATAGTAAACCAACGAGAAATTTCCGGCGAACCTGTCGGAGATATTTTGGTACAATCAACTAGGCTCAAGGGTATAGAGATACAGGGAGAGATAATTCCGAGGGCCATTGACGAATTGCCGATTGCTGCTGTTGCCGCTGCATTTGCCGAAGGCACCACGACTATAAAAGATGCTAAAGAACTAAGGGTAAAGGAGACAGACAGGATTGAATCAATGGCAAGCGAACTTGGAAGGATAGGCGTTAAGGTTACCCCGTTGCCGGACGGTATGACTATAGAAGGCGGGAAAAGACCGATAGGAAATGACAGCTGTAACAGCTGGGGCGACCACAGGGTTGCAATGTCAATGATTGTTGCGGGGCTGGCATCGGAAAAAGGCATAACTATTTCAAATACAGACTGCATAGATACCTCTTTCCCCGGTTTTATGGAATTATTAGAAAGTGTTAAAAGGGCATGA
- a CDS encoding YgiT-type zinc finger protein, which translates to MKCVICKNEDIVKKRVEEEIKKGKDVIFVPVETLVCQNCGERYYDRRTIQFLEGIEEKVKKKEVNLETVGKVLHVVGL; encoded by the coding sequence ATGAAGTGCGTTATTTGTAAAAACGAAGATATTGTAAAAAAGAGGGTTGAAGAAGAAATTAAAAAGGGAAAGGATGTTATTTTTGTCCCTGTAGAAACCCTCGTGTGTCAGAATTGCGGCGAAAGATATTATGACAGACGAACTATCCAATTTTTAGAGGGAATAGAGGAAAAGGTCAAAAAGAAAGAGGTTAATCTGGAGACGGTTGGAAAGGTTTTGCATGTGGTAGGGTTATAG